CGAATTGAAGCCTTGGAGAAAACTCGACAATTGAAACTCAAGGAATTGGCTTCAAGCATAGGTGAACCCCAACTTGCAAAACTAGAATCGATCCTCGAGAAAATCGACGACACCGCTTGGGTAGAAAATATTCAAAATTTAACCTCTTGTATTCGCTCCATTGCCCAAGCGGCAAAAGAATTTAATGAAACGCAACAATTGTATCTAGTTCATTCTTTAGCCAACATTCAATCGTCGTTGATGTTGCTCGATAGTTTGCAAGGAAAGGGGCAGTTCCAGTGTTATGATCGTCAGGGTGGAATCCTCAATGATTCCAACTCCCGTGTGACACTGGATCGCAACGTGTAAGCGTTGCATTAATTACCTATGGCTGATTTTAATGTATTTGAAACCGCGATTAGCGCTCTAAACGCTAACGCCAAAGCCCTCAGTGTGGCTTCTCAAAATATTGCTAACGCGAATACTCCCGGGTATTCACGCCAGCGGGTCGTTATCCAGTCCAACGAGTCACAGATTGTTGGAGGGATTGAAATAGGTCGCGGGGCCAGTGTGACCAGCGTGGAACGCGTTGTGGATAATTTTGCTGAGCTTCGCTTGCGGGATACCAGCTCCACGCAATCGGAAAGCAAGGTAACCTCAGATTCCATTGCGCAGGCGGGAACACTGTTCAACGAACTGAGCAGT
The sequence above is drawn from the Deltaproteobacteria bacterium genome and encodes:
- the flgN gene encoding flagellar export chaperone FlgN, with amino-acid sequence MNSIIQQEFTGLLEELKMELVALVDALREEREAIIDFDLQKIKDVYTLKNDKLIRIEALEKTRQLKLKELASSIGEPQLAKLESILEKIDDTAWVENIQNLTSCIRSIAQAAKEFNETQQLYLVHSLANIQSSLMLLDSLQGKGQFQCYDRQGGILNDSNSRVTLDRNV